The stretch of DNA TTTCGTGCAAGAGCACCGGTAGTTCTTACTACGCCAGCGGAATTGCAGATTCAGAGAAAGCGATCCGCCAAGGTTCAACGCTATCGGGAGCGTTGAATGCGATGAGTGTTTTCCCAGAAGACTTCATCGCACGGGTGGACATTTCCGAACACAGCGGTACCGATGCCGAAGCGATGCAGCACCTAGCGGCGGAGTACGACGAGCGTGCCGAAGACGCGGTCAAGTTCATGTCCATGTTGGCTACGATCTTGGTACGGATGCTTGTCGGCCTTGTTTTGATATTCTTTATCTTCCGCATCGCAATGACGTACATCAACGCCCTCAGCGGTGCAATGGAACCCATCAACCCCCGTCGCGGCCGATAGGCATTTGATGCGATGGTTCCAATGGCTCGACCAAGTCAGCACCATGCCATGCCTCGAAAGGTTACAACGATCGACTGCAGTATCGACTTATGGTTTTCCGTAGAGATCGCTATTGAACTCGCGTCGTTCTTGGAGAACTAGCAGATGAGTTTCGTCGAAAGCAATCGACAACAGATTGTTGGAGCAACGTGGACGCAGGTGCTACGCCGTGAGAGCTTAATTTTTGCTGCGAGTGCTATCTTGCTCGCTCCTGTGATTCTGCTTTATGGGTCCCACTACTGGAACGCGTACCGCAGTGGCGTGCATCCGACAGGGTTCATTCAGTACGACATGCCGTACTACATGGCGAATGCTCGTCAGCACTTCGATGATGGAAAGTTTTCGCTGCTCTACAGCAATCCATTTAGCCCGTTAAAAGAATCACCCAAGATCTATTTCCAGCCGATCACCCTGGTGACGGCAATCGTTCTGTATAGTTGCCAACCCGATCCAGGAACACTGTTTGTCGTAATGGGGGCGGTGTTCGGAATCGTTGCCGTGCGAATATCAATTTTGTTGTTCGATCAACTTTATGGGTTAGAAACGCTATCCAATAAACTGACTCTGATTTGTTTTGTTTGGTCGGCGGGAACGTTTGCGGCGTGGGGTGCTCTCCGGTGCATGGTAAAGATGCCATGGAGTTTTGAAAGCGTCATGCACCCTGACCCATTTGATGGCTGGTGGTTTCTCAACTTGGGACGCAATTTTTGTTATCCCACGGAATCACTCTATCACGCGATGTCGCTCGGATGCGTCGTGCTGCTGATAAAGAAACGCTTCGTCCTTGCCATGGTTTGCCTAGCGGTGCTGGCGGCAAGCCATCCGTTTACGGGCACGCAGTTCATCCTGATCGTTGCTACTTGGATGTCGATTGAGTGTCTTTATGTTCGCAATCCCGAAGTTCCCTTGAAGGCATTAGTGACCACCGTCCTGATCGCCACGTTGCATTTCGCGTACTACCTTCTCTACCTTCCTAGTCATCAAGAGCACGTTGAACTAGTGAGCCAATGGACTTTGGATTGGTCGATGAAAGCGAACGTGATGGTTCCCGCCTACGGTATCGTCGCGGCTCTTGCCCTCTGGCGTGCGCGCACTCCCGAATTGACACGACGAATGTTATCGAAGGACTTCAATCGTTTGCTTCTGGTATTTTTCTTCGTTTCTTTCCTGCTAGCCAACCACGAATTTGCAATCACGCCCCATCAACCACTTCACTTTACGCGTGGCTACATCTGGGTTCCATTGTTTTTGTTAGGGGCGCCTACGCTCATCGCTATCTTTGACCGGCTAATTTCAATGCGGCGACTCGGTCCACTATTGGTCGGTTCTTTGATGATCGTTATGGTCTTAGACAACGCGGTGTGGTTCGCATGGCAAATGCGTTCGCAAACCGGATTCCAGCTTGAGCCGGATGAGCGAACTGCTTTGGAGTACCTAAGCACGCTTCCCGAGAATCGCCAGATCGTGTCCGACTCGCATAGGATTGGATACTTTGCCACTGTCTATACGGAACATCTTGCGTGGCATTCGCACGCGTCCAATACCCCGCAGCGATATCGCCGAGTCCAAGAGGCGTCTGCATATCTCGCGCATGACACGGTTCCCGCGCAGATGGATCAGGGTAATGCGGTCATCGTATTGTCAAAGTCAAATGATCGCTTCAACGAGATCAGGGATCTTCATAGAACCGCAGCATGGCCATCGCCTCGCTATGAGAATCCTTCGTTTCTCGTCATCGCGTTAGACGACGAACCGCGATAGCAACTTCGGGTCGATGATTTCGTTCCTAGGCAATGATCTCTTTGGCAACGTTTCCATGAACGTCGGTGAGGCGGAAGTCTCGGCCTGCATAACGGTAGGTAAGACGCTCGTGATCAAGTCCCATCAAGTGCAGGATCGTGGCGTGCCAATCATGGATGTGGCAGGTCTTCTCAACCGCTTCATAGCCGTGTTCGTCAGTATTACCGTAACTGAATCCACCTTTGACGCCTCCACCAGCCATCCAAGTCGCATAGCCCTTGTTGTTATGATTGCGGCCGTCGCCATTCTGGGCGGCGGGAGTGCGTCCAAACTCGCCTCCCCAAACGACAAGTGTGTCCTTGAGCATGTCTCGCTGCTTTAGGTCCTGCAGAAGTGCCGCGATTGGTTGATCGCATCCTTCGGCTCGTTCACCATGGTCGGCGGTTAGGCGAACGTGCTGATCCCAATTACCGTGCGTGACCTCGATGAACCGCACACCAGCTTCAGCAAACCGTCTCGCCAACAAACATTGCTTGCCAAAGTTGGCCGTTGCGGGATTGTTCACGCCGTACATTGAAAGTGTTCGATCGCTTTCACCTGACAAGTCCATCATCTCAGGCATTTCGTCCTGCATTCGAAACGCGAGTTCATAAGATTCAATCACGCCTTCGATGCCGGGTGCGTGATCATCTCGCTTCAGTTTTCCGCGGTTGAGCGATTGTATAAAATCCAATTGTTTGCGTTGTTGCAACTTGGTGAGTCGGGTAGAACGAATGTCGGGAACGGTTTCTTGGCTGTTGTTGCCACCAAACTGCATCCCACGTCCACCGGACCGCCCCACTTTGGTACCTCCGTAAATCGCCGGCAAGAATGAACTGCCGAAGTTGCGTTCGCTACTCGGCGGAGGGCTCAGCGAAATGAAGCCAGGAAGCGACTCGTTCTCGCTGCCCAACCCGTACAAAGTCCAAGCGCCAAGTGACGGACGAATGAATTGAGCGGTGCCGGTGTGCATTTGCGTCATCGCGCCGGTATGAACGGGTTGGTCACATTGCATCGAGCGAATTAAGCACAAGTCATCTGCGTGCTCAGCAACATGCGGAAACAGATCAGAAATCCAAAGACCGCTATCGCCATGTTGGTTGAACTCAAAGGGCGACTTGAGTAGTCGTCCGCCGTACTTGCCTTCTTTGCCATGATCTCGTGCGAGAAGAGGCTTGTAATCAAAGGTGTCTACGTGCGAAGGTCCACCCTGCATGCACAGAAAAATCACTCGTTTGGCATGTGCCGGAAAATGCGACGGTTTCGGCGCGAGCGGATTCTTGCTGACAGCGGCTTCTCGTTCGGCCGCAATGCTGGTCAGCCCCGAGAACGCAAGATAACCAAAACCCGCTGCGGTGCTCTTCAGTGTTTGTCGTCGATTTAACATAGTTCTCAATCCAGATAACGAAATTCAGCGGACGCAAACAAACTTTGGCAAAGAGTCGACAACGCAGCGACTCCCAACTGGCGTTGATTGAAATTGTTCTTTTGACCAGTCATCGATTTCACCAATGAAATCGCAGCCACTCTTTCGGTGCTGCTTGGTTGTCTTCCATAGATGTGCTCAAACGCCAACTTGATCTGATCGATGGACCTTGAACTTTGCTTCGCGATGCGTTGCGCGGTCGCATCGCTTTGCTGAATCACGAAGGGGTTGTTCATGAAGTAGAGAGCCTGATTGGCTGTATTGGACGATTCTCGATTCCCAATGACCGTGTTCGGATCCGCAAAATCGAACACTTCCAATGAACGAGGGACTTCGTCGCGAACAACGGGCAAATAAACACTCCGATAGGTCGCCGTGGTCATGTCCAAGCGGTCTCGTTCACGCTCAATCGCCTCTTCCAAGAATTGACGAGGGTTGGGACGTCCCATCGCTTGCCTCGGACCCGAGAAGGGACGACGCGTTCGCACACGTTGCTGTTTCATCGCATCCTCTATTTGTTCTCGTATGCGATCACGGTCGATTCCAAACGTTCCGTCGCGGACGGCAACGTATCCCGCTTTGGCAACCTCACTGCCGCGTGGACGCTCAAGCTGTAGATCGCTGCTAATCAGTAGCATCGCATCTCGAATCGCTTCGGCGTCCAAACGTCTCGGTTCCATTCGCCAAAGCAATCGGTTTTCGGGATCGGCCTCAAAGTGCTGCTGATCAAACTCGGAACTCATTCGATAAGTGCGAGAGGTCACGATGGTTTGAATAAGTGTCTTGACCGACCAACCGGACTCGATAAATCCAACGGTTAAGTGATCCAGTAGTTCCGGATGGCTGGGACGATCGCCTGTTGAGCCGAAATCTTCTAGTGACGATACCAACCCACGGCCGAACAGATGCTTCCAAACTCGATTGACCATCACGCGGGCGGTTAGCGTATTGGCATCGCTACCGATCCATTGAGCAAGTTGCAATCGACCGCTCTGATCCACGGGAATATCAACGCCATCTCGGTTTAGGACTTGGGGAACACCGCGAGGGATAACCGGGCCGGGGGCATCAATTTCGCCGCGAACCAATACTCTTACGTCGCGAGGTTGATCGGGCTCCTGAACGCCCATGCAATACGATTTTGGCTGGCCGTTTTCGTCGACCACTGAGTACTTTGCCGAAAGCTGAGCGATCTCGTTGGTCAATCGCAAACGCTCGCGAATCGAGTTGCCTCCACTTCGGGGGCCTAGTTGAGAGAGTTCACGTCGCTTTTCGACGATCCGGTCACGTAACTGTTTCAATTCTTGAGCCGAATACGATGCGTCGTACGGATTCGGGTCGTCAACCGGCAGCAATAGCAATGAACTTGTTCGCCGTGACTGAGCTGTTTTGGCTTCACCGAATTCTGAAGGTGGGTTTCCAAAGTACGTCTTCATGCCCGCGAAGATACCGGCCAACGCGTAATAGTCGCTTTGCGGAATCGGATCGAACTTGTGATCGTGACAACGGGCGCAGGCAACGGATTGACCGAGAAAAACTCGGGTGGTCACATCAATTTGTTCGTCCACTAAGTCTGCTGCAAACTGCACAGGGTTCTGCTCATTGACGGCCTTTGCCCCTACGGCCAAGAACGTTGTCGCTATTAACTGCTCGGACCATTGCTGGTCTGACTTTGCCGGCATCAGGTCACCGGCGATTTGTTCTTGAGTGAATTGGTCGAACGGTTTGTCATCGTTGAACGAATCAATCACGTAGTCACGATACCGCCATGCGTGCGGGTACGTCATGTTAACACCGCGGCCGGTGGATTCAGCGTATCGAGCTACATCAAGCCAATGCCGCCCCCACCGCTCACCGTATTGATCTGACCCTAGTAGTTCACTGGTCATCGACGCGATAGCTGACTCGGGACTTTCTTGCCAACGATTTTCAAAGCTTGACCGCTGTTCCGATGTTGGCGGGAGTCCGATCAAATCGAACGTTAGGCGTCGCAGCACCGATTGAGCATCCGCATCAACAGCAGGAGTCAAAGCCTTACTTTCTAGCTTCGCGAGCACAAACTGATCGATCGCATTGGTGGGCCACTCGTCGTGGTTGACGCGAGGTGGCTGATGATCGTGCGCCGGTTGGTAGGCCCAAAATTCTGCCTTGGCAGTTTCGATGTCTGCCGAAGTGATTGACGATTGCACTTCTACGATCTCGGTTTCGCGAGGATCGGGAGCCCCCATTTCGATCCAGCGACGAAAGTCTTCAATCACCGTATCCGAAAGCCTGCCGCGAGGTGGCATCTCGGAAGATTGGTGCGTGATGGCGAGCCACAGTTGACTCTCGTCCAAATCGCCCGGCACAATCGCTGCACCGCTATCCCCACCGATAATCGTCAACTGCTGGGTGTCTAGCCGCAGACCGCCCCGAGCATTCCCAGTCTGATTTGAATGACAGGAATAGCACTCTTTGATGAGCACCGGTCGAATGTTGGATTCGAAAAACGCATTCCCTTCCGCACTGTCCTCTTGCCCCCAGGTCACGGAACCGAGAACGACCGTCAGCAACGCTGTCAGAGCGAATCTATGACGAAATCGCCGTGGGTTATTCATTTACTGGGTTCCTTAAAACGACAGACGATTGGCTAGTTGCTCGCGGTGAGTGCTTGGTTTATCTAAGCTCAATAACCAGCGAAACTGCATTAAGTTTCGTATTTCCCGCCAATTTCCTCTCTCCCGGTGCATTTGATGCCAAGAATTCTTAGTTTACCTCTGCTGGTGGGCCTCTGTTTTGGAATGGCCCTCAGTCTTCACGCGGACGATCTGCCCGAAGCTAATCCAGTCCCCCTCATCTTTGACACCGACATTGGAAACGATGTTGATGATGTGTTAGCGCTGGGGATGATCCACGCTTTGCAGAGCCGTGGCGAATGCGAGTTGCTTGCGGTCACGATCACGAAGGACCATAAAGACGCGGCCGCGTTCACCGATGCTGTAAATACCTTCTACGGACGCGGTGATATTCCAATTGGGGTGTGTCGCAGTGGTGTCACCAACCACCAGGGCAAGTTCAATGGGCTAGCGCACCAACAAGATGCGGATGCCTTGCGTTACCCTCACGATCTTCGTAGTGGCGATGATGCACCTGACGCCGTGCTGCTTCTTCGTCAGACGCTTGCCAAGGCTGAAGACCATTCCGTTGTGATCGCCCAAGTGGGATTCTCAACGAACTTGGTGAACTTGCTTGATTCCAAAGCCGACGAGATCAGCGACTTAGACGGGATCGCGTTGGTCAATCAGAAGGTGCGTTTACTCTCAATCATGGCTGGTGCGTTCACCAAAATTCCTCAGGATGGCAAGTTGGTCGAACACCGTGAATACAACGTGGTCAAAGATATTCCTGCTTCCAAGAAATTGGTTACGGACTGGCCAACCGAAATCATTTGGAGCGGTTTTGAAATTGGGATCGCGGTCCCCTATCCTCACCAAAGCATTGAACAAGATTATCGCTACGTGGAACATCATCCATTGGCCGAAGCCTACATCGCGTACAATCCGCCGCCCCATGATCGCCCGACATGGGATCTGACCAGCGTACTTCATGCGGTGCGTCCCAACCGTGATTACTTCGGACTCTCGCCGCGCGGAACGGTTACCGTTGCCGACGACGGGCTTACCGTTTTTGCCCAAAGCGAGTCAGGTAAGCACCGCTACCTCAAACTCACTGACGAACAGAAGGCCCGCGTTATAGAAACTCAGGTGGTCCTTGCCAGCGAACCGCCTCACAACTAAGAGCCGGTTTGGTTGCACTTCCAAACTGCAAGAATGCTTTTTCCGACTTGGCGAAAAAGCAACGGGTCGACCCACTTCGAAGTACGAACAAGAACACGATCCCAAAACAGGATCTGCTTTTTCGTAGGGTGCGACTGAGACAAGAATATGCGATTGGCCGCCGAAGCGAGCATTCCGACGCTATCAAGATAGATCATCTGATGCTCGTCAATGCTTGCTGGGGCGACCGCTCGCAAGGATTGCTTGGTGTAGCGACGAAAATGCCCCAGGGCTTTATCGAATGGTGAGTACAGCCAAGGGTGAGCTGGTGACATCACCACCAAATAGCCACCAGGATTTAAATGACGAGCCGCTAGTCTGAGCTCTTCAGCGTCTTGCTCGATGTGTTCCAGGACGTCGATGTACAGGATCGTGTCAAACTTCTTTTGATCAGTCAGTGATTCCAAAGTCCCCAGTTCGACTTCGACATCCAGTTCAGACCCCCGTAGCTGATCCGCAAGCACAGGATCCGGTTCCAAGCACGTCCACCGTCGCCGAGATTGGTTGTGGAAGACTCGCGTTGTCCCGCCAATGCCAGCTCCCACCTCAAGTACGTGGTCACCAAGATACGGTTCGATTTGCCGGCGCAGCGTTTCCTTCCAGTGAATCGCATGCTGAAAGAGTTCGAGTTCTTCACCACAATATTCGTAGGGCGGTTGTTCAACGTCCGTCATGAATTACCTTCCACTTGGCGACAAAGTCATTCCAATCAAGTGCTGGGATCATCGATGTGCCGCTGCGTGCTGACAAAATCAACAACACGCTCGGAGCCAGCAGCAGCATCAGGTTCAAAAGCAAGATCAACAGCAAACCAACCGCGCTGGTTGCCCATCCGGGAATGGCCCACGTCGTGGCCAAGCGAATCCCCACCACGGCAACAAGAGCCACAAACACCAACCCGATCAAGGTTGCTAACGCCAAGCCAACTCGTACGCCAACCGTTTCGCCAAACACCGAGATCGCTCGCAATCCATGGACTGCGAGCGACGTCACGTGCATGTGTGACTGACCCGCCACGCGAGCTCGGCGAGGGCAATCCACCTTCGCCGTTGGCAAACGAGAACACAGCACCGCAGCGGCATAGTGATTCCACAATGCAGACAGATGCGTCAAACGCGAAAGTGACGCCGACGGAATCAAACTAAAGTTGCCCACGTCACAGCCCCGGCCCGTGAGCGCCCGATGCAAAATTTTGAATCCGATATATCCGCATCGAAAAACCAATCCCTCCGTTCGTCGACTACGTCGCGCAAACACGATCGTTTGGTCCGGGACAGACCGATACGTGTCCACCAACACAGGGATATGAGCCGGGTCATCTTGTCCGTCGCCGTCCATGACGACCAAAGCATCGAAAGTGATGTCGCTAGCGAGAGCCGACAACCCGATCGCAATGGCCCGTTGGTGCCCCAGATTGGTCGTCAGCGAAATAAGTTCGAGACGCGCCTTTCCGCGAACAGCATCGGTGAGATCGTCGACGTTGGGCAAGCGTGTCGAACCGTCATCAATCACCACGATCCGAACCACCCCGTCGACCTGGACCAACTCAGCGATCAACTCAGAAACTGATTCCCAGTCATTATAGACCGGTAAGCAGACGCAAAGTCGCATGGATTTCGGGTGGTTCATTTTGAGAACGGGTCAACAATCGGAAAGGTAGCCAAGAAAACTGCGCGGTCACAGGTTGCACCTAGGGAACAACCTCGATTCGTCGACGAACTCTCTGTCGAACGAAGCGAAGCTAGCAACCCGGTCCTGACCGAAGCCACAGCATTATCACTGAAAGTCGCGGCCTGTGTTGAACCGTTGGTGAGGAAGTTCGCCGGCAATGACCAGAACCTGGAAAATGCTTTCTGATGCAAATACGAACTGCCCCAGCCGCTGCAAGTCGTTGGGACGCTTGAACTTTGACGAGCATACCTAAAAAGCTCGCAAAAGTTTTTTCGTTGGTTTGGGTTGAGCAGTCCTATAATGAATGCACGCCATCACCTTCTGCGAGAGAGCATCGGACGCCTCGTTTTCGCCCGACTTGCCACTATCAAAATCGGTTCGTCGATTTCCAAATCGAAACTGGTTTTCAGCCATCTGCGAGGGTGAAGCGCGCGCGAAATTCTTTGCCAGATTAAGTCGGAATGAGGGATTGCCATGGCTACAACATCATTTGACATTTTAAGGCTTTACAGCGAGAGCTACGACCGAGACAAGCAAACGACCATGTCGTTGCCCGAGTACTTGGAGGCGGCTCGTAGTGATTCGACGCTTTACAGCACTGCCGCAGAACGAATGGTCGCAGCGATCGGGGAACCGATTCGCGTCGACACATCTAAGGATTCGCGCCTCGGACGAATCTTCTTGAATCGAACGATCACCACTTACCCTGCTTTTCGCGACTTCTATGGTCTCGAAGAAACGATTGAGCGGATCGTTGGATTCTTCCGACATGCTGCCCAAGGTCTCGAGGAAAGAAAGCAAATCCTTTACCTGCTGGGACCCGTTGGGGGCGGAAAGAGTTCACTCGCTGAAACGCTTAAGAAGCTAATGCAAACTCAACCCGCCTACGTGTTGGCTGCGGGTGACGAGCTAAGTCCTATCTTTGAAAGCCCGCTTGGATTGTTTGATCCTAACACGATGGGATCCGTACTTGAGCAGGAATACAACATCCCGCGCCGCCGATTGCCAGGTTCGATGTCTCCTTGGGCACTGAAGCGACTTGATGAGTTTGGCGGAGACATTTCTAAGTTCAATGTTGTTCGTGTCATCCCAAGTCAACAACGCCAGTGCTTGGTGACCAAAACCGAACCAGGCGATGAGAACAACCAAGACATATCGTCGTTGGTTGGAAAAGTTGACATTCGCCAGTTGGAACACTTCGGCCAGAACGATGCCGATGCCTATTCTTATACCGGTGGGCTCAACCGAACGACGCAAGGCATGCTGGAGTTCGTTGAGATGTTCAAGGCTCCGCTAAAAATGCTGCATCCTCTGCTGACCGCTACTCAAGATGGTTCCTATGTGGGCACTGAAAATGTGGGTGCAATGCCGTATCAAGGAATCATTGTTGCCCACAGCAACGAATCGGAATGGGAATCGTTTAAAGGCAACCGTAATAACGAAGCGTTCTTGGATCGAATTTGCGTGGTGAAGGTGCCTTACTGCCTTCGCGTTACCGAAGAACGGATGATCTATGACAAGCTGATTGAAAATTCAATGCTTGGGGACGCACCGTGCGCCCCAGATACGTTGCAGTTGATGGCTAGATTCTCGGTGCTGACACGTCTTAAAGATCACGAAAATTCGAGCCTCTATTCCAAAATGCGAGTCTATGACGGTGAATCGCTTAAAGACACCGACCCGAACGCGAGAACGGTCCAGGAATACCATGACACGGCGGGTGTGAACGAAGGAATGACAGGCGTCTCGACACGGTTCGCTTACAAGATCCTATCCGAGACTTTCAACTTTGACTCGCAAGAAGTCGCTGCTGATCCTGTTCACCTGTTTTACGTCCTCGAGAAATCCATCAAACGTGAACAGTTTGATGAAGACACCGAAACGAAGTACTTGGAATTCGTGAAAGAGGAACTTTCGAACCGCTATGCGGAATTCATCGGTAACGAAATTCGAAAGGCGTATCTCGAATCGTATCACAGCTACGGGCAAAACCTATTCGATCGTTACATCGCTTTTGCCGACGCGTGGATCGACGACCAAGACTACAAAGACCCCGACACCGGTCAATTGATGGATCGCACGATCCTGAACGAAGAGCTTGAAAAGATCGAGCACCCAGCGGGGATCGCCAATGCCAAGGACTTTCGTTACGAGATCGTCAAGTTTGCCCTCCGTGCAAGAGCCAAGAATGCAGGCAAGAACCCGGAATGGACGTCCTATGAAAAGATCCGCGATGTGATTGAAAAGCGGATGTTTGGCCAAATTGAAGAGTTGCTGCCGGTGATTAGTTTTGGTGCCAAAAAAGACAGCGATGCCGAACAGAAGCACAACGATTTCGTCGAACGAATGGTTCAACGTGGCTACACCGAACGACAAGTTCGCCGCTTGGTGGACTGGTACATGCGAGTGAGCAAGTCAGGCTGATCATTTGGTTGCGAGCACTTCCCTCTCTCTTGCACTATCGTTTCCATGCACTTCATCGACCGACGTACGAATCCAAAATCCAAGAATCTGGGCAACCGAGCTCGGTTCATGAGACGCGTGAAATCGCATGTTCGCAACGCGGTGCGTGAGGCGATCAAAAACCACCGCGTCGCCGACTTGCAGCGTGGACTCGACGGTGGCGAACAAGTGGTCGTCAATACTCACGACATACGTGAACCTTCATTCGAATACGAGTCTTCAAAAGGTAATCGCGAACATGTGTTGCCCGGCAACAAGGGTTATCAACGTGGGGACCGAATCCGGAAGCCACG from Rubripirellula amarantea encodes:
- a CDS encoding DUF1501 domain-containing protein: MLNRRQTLKSTAAGFGYLAFSGLTSIAAEREAAVSKNPLAPKPSHFPAHAKRVIFLCMQGGPSHVDTFDYKPLLARDHGKEGKYGGRLLKSPFEFNQHGDSGLWISDLFPHVAEHADDLCLIRSMQCDQPVHTGAMTQMHTGTAQFIRPSLGAWTLYGLGSENESLPGFISLSPPPSSERNFGSSFLPAIYGGTKVGRSGGRGMQFGGNNSQETVPDIRSTRLTKLQQRKQLDFIQSLNRGKLKRDDHAPGIEGVIESYELAFRMQDEMPEMMDLSGESDRTLSMYGVNNPATANFGKQCLLARRFAEAGVRFIEVTHGNWDQHVRLTADHGERAEGCDQPIAALLQDLKQRDMLKDTLVVWGGEFGRTPAAQNGDGRNHNNKGYATWMAGGGVKGGFSYGNTDEHGYEAVEKTCHIHDWHATILHLMGLDHERLTYRYAGRDFRLTDVHGNVAKEIIA
- a CDS encoding PSD1 and planctomycete cytochrome C domain-containing protein; its protein translation is MNNPRRFRHRFALTALLTVVLGSVTWGQEDSAEGNAFFESNIRPVLIKECYSCHSNQTGNARGGLRLDTQQLTIIGGDSGAAIVPGDLDESQLWLAITHQSSEMPPRGRLSDTVIEDFRRWIEMGAPDPRETEIVEVQSSITSADIETAKAEFWAYQPAHDHQPPRVNHDEWPTNAIDQFVLAKLESKALTPAVDADAQSVLRRLTFDLIGLPPTSEQRSSFENRWQESPESAIASMTSELLGSDQYGERWGRHWLDVARYAESTGRGVNMTYPHAWRYRDYVIDSFNDDKPFDQFTQEQIAGDLMPAKSDQQWSEQLIATTFLAVGAKAVNEQNPVQFAADLVDEQIDVTTRVFLGQSVACARCHDHKFDPIPQSDYYALAGIFAGMKTYFGNPPSEFGEAKTAQSRRTSSLLLLPVDDPNPYDASYSAQELKQLRDRIVEKRRELSQLGPRSGGNSIRERLRLTNEIAQLSAKYSVVDENGQPKSYCMGVQEPDQPRDVRVLVRGEIDAPGPVIPRGVPQVLNRDGVDIPVDQSGRLQLAQWIGSDANTLTARVMVNRVWKHLFGRGLVSSLEDFGSTGDRPSHPELLDHLTVGFIESGWSVKTLIQTIVTSRTYRMSSEFDQQHFEADPENRLLWRMEPRRLDAEAIRDAMLLISSDLQLERPRGSEVAKAGYVAVRDGTFGIDRDRIREQIEDAMKQQRVRTRRPFSGPRQAMGRPNPRQFLEEAIERERDRLDMTTATYRSVYLPVVRDEVPRSLEVFDFADPNTVIGNRESSNTANQALYFMNNPFVIQQSDATAQRIAKQSSRSIDQIKLAFEHIYGRQPSSTERVAAISLVKSMTGQKNNFNQRQLGVAALSTLCQSLFASAEFRYLD
- a CDS encoding nucleoside hydrolase encodes the protein MPRILSLPLLVGLCFGMALSLHADDLPEANPVPLIFDTDIGNDVDDVLALGMIHALQSRGECELLAVTITKDHKDAAAFTDAVNTFYGRGDIPIGVCRSGVTNHQGKFNGLAHQQDADALRYPHDLRSGDDAPDAVLLLRQTLAKAEDHSVVIAQVGFSTNLVNLLDSKADEISDLDGIALVNQKVRLLSIMAGAFTKIPQDGKLVEHREYNVVKDIPASKKLVTDWPTEIIWSGFEIGIAVPYPHQSIEQDYRYVEHHPLAEAYIAYNPPPHDRPTWDLTSVLHAVRPNRDYFGLSPRGTVTVADDGLTVFAQSESGKHRYLKLTDEQKARVIETQVVLASEPPHN
- a CDS encoding class I SAM-dependent methyltransferase; translation: MTDVEQPPYEYCGEELELFQHAIHWKETLRRQIEPYLGDHVLEVGAGIGGTTRVFHNQSRRRWTCLEPDPVLADQLRGSELDVEVELGTLESLTDQKKFDTILYIDVLEHIEQDAEELRLAARHLNPGGYLVVMSPAHPWLYSPFDKALGHFRRYTKQSLRAVAPASIDEHQMIYLDSVGMLASAANRIFLSQSHPTKKQILFWDRVLVRTSKWVDPLLFRQVGKSILAVWKCNQTGS
- a CDS encoding glycosyltransferase, whose amino-acid sequence is MNHPKSMRLCVCLPVYNDWESVSELIAELVQVDGVVRIVVIDDGSTRLPNVDDLTDAVRGKARLELISLTTNLGHQRAIAIGLSALASDITFDALVVMDGDGQDDPAHIPVLVDTYRSVPDQTIVFARRSRRTEGLVFRCGYIGFKILHRALTGRGCDVGNFSLIPSASLSRLTHLSALWNHYAAAVLCSRLPTAKVDCPRRARVAGQSHMHVTSLAVHGLRAISVFGETVGVRVGLALATLIGLVFVALVAVVGIRLATTWAIPGWATSAVGLLLILLLNLMLLLAPSVLLILSARSGTSMIPALDWNDFVAKWKVIHDGR
- a CDS encoding PrkA family serine protein kinase; the protein is MATTSFDILRLYSESYDRDKQTTMSLPEYLEAARSDSTLYSTAAERMVAAIGEPIRVDTSKDSRLGRIFLNRTITTYPAFRDFYGLEETIERIVGFFRHAAQGLEERKQILYLLGPVGGGKSSLAETLKKLMQTQPAYVLAAGDELSPIFESPLGLFDPNTMGSVLEQEYNIPRRRLPGSMSPWALKRLDEFGGDISKFNVVRVIPSQQRQCLVTKTEPGDENNQDISSLVGKVDIRQLEHFGQNDADAYSYTGGLNRTTQGMLEFVEMFKAPLKMLHPLLTATQDGSYVGTENVGAMPYQGIIVAHSNESEWESFKGNRNNEAFLDRICVVKVPYCLRVTEERMIYDKLIENSMLGDAPCAPDTLQLMARFSVLTRLKDHENSSLYSKMRVYDGESLKDTDPNARTVQEYHDTAGVNEGMTGVSTRFAYKILSETFNFDSQEVAADPVHLFYVLEKSIKREQFDEDTETKYLEFVKEELSNRYAEFIGNEIRKAYLESYHSYGQNLFDRYIAFADAWIDDQDYKDPDTGQLMDRTILNEELEKIEHPAGIANAKDFRYEIVKFALRARAKNAGKNPEWTSYEKIRDVIEKRMFGQIEELLPVISFGAKKDSDAEQKHNDFVERMVQRGYTERQVRRLVDWYMRVSKSG